In Erigeron canadensis isolate Cc75 chromosome 1, C_canadensis_v1, whole genome shotgun sequence, a single window of DNA contains:
- the LOC122603070 gene encoding light-harvesting complex-like protein 3 isotype 2, chloroplastic: MVAMLYSSSSSTTHLPSLSPSSKTHLTIHSFLILKPKAHTFLASIKASENGSGSIAIAVENEKKVSDPVEGNGAPPLEEEMVVKFEDPKWVSGTWDLKQFQKGGVTDWDAVIDSEVKRRKWLEDNPESSNNDFPVVFDTSIIPWWAWMKRFHLPEAERLNGRAAMVGFFMAYFVDSLTGVGLVDQMGNFVCKTLLFVAVAGVLLIRKNEDLDNLKKLLDETTYYDKQWQATWQDEKKD, encoded by the exons ATGGTTGCCATGTTatactcttcttcttcttcaacaacacaTCTTCCATCCCTCTCACCTTCATCCAAAACCCACCTCACAATCCACTCTTTTCTCATTCTAAAGCCCAAAGCTCACACCTTTTTGGCCTCAATCAAAGCTTCTGAAAATGGGTCAGGAAGTATAGCCATTGCTGTTGAAAATGAGAAGAAAGTTTCTGACCCGGTTGAGGGAAACGGGGCTCCACCTCTTGAAGAGGAAATGGTTGTGAAATTTGAAGATCCGAAATGGGTTTCAGGGACTTGGGATTTGAAGCAGTTTCAGAAAGGTGGAGTTACTGATTGGGATGCTGTTATTGATTCTG AGGTTAAAAGGAGGAAATGGCTCGAAGACAACCCGGAATCATCCAATAACGACTTCCCTGTAGTATTTGACACCTCGATTATTCCCTGGTGGGCATGGATGAAGAGATTTCATCTTCCTGAAGCAGAACGACTTAATG GCCGAGCTGCAATGGTCGGGTTCTTCATGGCTTACTTTGTTGATAGTTTGACCGGGGTTGGTCTAGTTGACCAAATGGGAAATTTCGTCTGCAAAACACTTCTATTCGTAGCAGTAGCTGGTGTTTTGCTTATTAGGAAAAACGAAGATTTGGATAATCTGAAAAAACTGCTTGACGAGACTACTTATTATGACAAACAATGGCAAGCAACTTGGCAAGACGAGAAGAAAGACTAA